A region of Flocculibacter collagenilyticus DNA encodes the following proteins:
- a CDS encoding histidine triad nucleotide-binding protein, which yields MSTIFTKIINREIPASIVYEDDISLAFEDINPQAPTHLLIIPKKPIATINDITEEDREVAGHLLYVASKIAKQKGLAEDGYRVVMNCNEYGGQTVYHIHLHFLAGKPLGWPPYTDKKKV from the coding sequence ATGAGTACCATTTTTACTAAAATTATTAACCGAGAAATCCCAGCAAGTATCGTCTACGAAGATGACATTAGTCTGGCATTTGAAGATATTAACCCTCAAGCCCCTACCCATCTTTTGATAATTCCCAAAAAACCGATCGCAACTATTAACGATATAACCGAAGAAGACAGAGAAGTTGCCGGCCATTTACTTTATGTCGCGAGTAAAATTGCTAAACAGAAAGGACTAGCCGAAGACGGTTACCGGGTTGTGATGAACTGTAACGAATATGGTGGTCAAACGGTATACCATATTCATTTGCATTTTCTTGCAGGTAAACCACTAGGCTGGCCACCCTATACCGACAAGAAAAAAGTGTAA
- a CDS encoding aspartate aminotransferase family protein → MNATRELFDEVMVPNYAPSSVVPVRGVGSRVWDQENREFIDFAGGIAVNCLGHCHPNLVAALKEQGEKLWHLSNVMTNEPALRLAKKLTDATFAERVYFANSGAESNEAALKLARRWAIDNHGEEKNEIIAFSKGFHGRTFFTVTVGGQPAYSDGFGPKPGAVDHAEYNDLASLEALMSDKTCAVMLEPLQGEGGIISPTQEFIEGVRALCDKHNALMIFDEVQTGVGRTGDLYAYMGLGVTPDILTSAKALGGGFPIGAMLTTAEIAKHLKPGTHGSTYGGNPLACAVAEAALDTVNTPVVLDGVKQREQMFREGLNAINEKYNVFAEVRGKGLLIGAVLNDTYKGRARDFLVASANNGLMALVAGADVVRFTPSLVIPEEDIKEGLARFEKAVADVVNG, encoded by the coding sequence ATTAATGCAACACGCGAGTTATTTGATGAAGTAATGGTACCAAACTACGCTCCTTCAAGCGTGGTGCCAGTACGTGGCGTTGGCTCACGTGTGTGGGATCAAGAAAATCGTGAATTCATCGACTTTGCTGGTGGCATTGCAGTTAACTGTTTAGGGCATTGTCATCCTAACCTTGTAGCTGCGTTAAAAGAGCAAGGTGAAAAGTTATGGCACCTTAGTAACGTAATGACTAACGAACCTGCATTACGTTTAGCAAAAAAATTAACCGATGCAACGTTTGCAGAGCGTGTTTACTTTGCAAACTCTGGCGCAGAGTCAAACGAAGCTGCACTTAAATTAGCGCGTCGTTGGGCGATTGATAATCACGGCGAAGAGAAAAACGAAATTATTGCTTTCTCTAAAGGTTTCCACGGCCGTACTTTCTTTACTGTAACGGTAGGCGGTCAGCCAGCTTACTCTGATGGTTTTGGTCCTAAGCCAGGCGCAGTAGATCATGCTGAATACAACGACTTAGCATCGTTAGAAGCGCTAATGTCTGATAAAACTTGTGCGGTAATGCTTGAGCCACTACAAGGTGAAGGCGGTATTATCTCGCCAACTCAAGAATTTATTGAAGGTGTACGTGCATTATGTGACAAGCATAACGCGTTGATGATCTTTGACGAAGTTCAAACTGGCGTAGGTCGTACTGGTGATTTATACGCATACATGGGCCTAGGTGTAACACCAGATATCTTAACATCTGCTAAGGCGTTAGGTGGCGGTTTTCCAATTGGTGCAATGTTAACAACAGCTGAAATTGCGAAGCACTTAAAACCAGGTACTCATGGTAGTACTTACGGCGGTAACCCACTAGCGTGTGCGGTTGCTGAAGCTGCACTTGATACTGTGAACACTCCTGTAGTTTTAGATGGCGTGAAGCAGCGCGAACAAATGTTCCGCGAAGGCTTAAATGCAATTAATGAAAAATACAATGTATTTGCAGAAGTTCGCGGCAAAGGTTTATTAATTGGTGCAGTATTAAACGATACTTACAAAGGTCGTGCTCGTGACTTTTTAGTTGCTTCTGCAAACAATGGCTTAATGGCATTAGTAGCTGGTGCAGACGTAGTAAGATTTACACCTTCTTTAGTTATTCCTGAAGAAGATATTAAAGAAGGGTTAGCGCGCTTTGAAAAAGCGGTAGCCGACGTAGTAAACGGTTAA
- a CDS encoding DUF1338 domain-containing protein, giving the protein MHTNVHHLFDNLWADYISLTPSAKKVHEVLAQNNEDKILNDHVAFRTFNIAKVNLEKLAAHFLALGYTEGGEYHFEQKKLYAKHFEHEDKRLPKVFISELLVEEFSEELQAIVKQMVDGIDAELVTAENFLYSGTHWSVTFEQYKQLLQESEYAAWMAAYGFRANHFTVNINALDSFDCINEVNHSLKAAGFQLNTSGGEVKGSPEVLLEQSSTMADVAEVKFADKTAKIPSCFYEFAKRYNDKEGELYSGFVAASADKIFESTNAK; this is encoded by the coding sequence ATGCACACCAACGTACACCATCTTTTCGATAATTTATGGGCTGATTATATTTCGTTAACCCCATCAGCGAAAAAAGTTCATGAAGTACTTGCTCAAAATAATGAAGATAAAATTCTAAATGACCATGTAGCATTTCGTACTTTTAATATAGCAAAAGTAAACCTTGAAAAACTTGCTGCGCACTTTTTAGCGCTTGGTTATACAGAAGGTGGCGAATATCATTTCGAACAGAAAAAGCTATATGCAAAACACTTTGAACATGAAGACAAGCGTTTACCTAAAGTGTTTATTTCAGAGTTATTAGTTGAAGAATTTAGTGAAGAGCTGCAAGCAATCGTTAAGCAAATGGTTGATGGTATTGATGCAGAATTAGTAACAGCAGAAAACTTTTTATATTCTGGTACGCACTGGAGTGTGACGTTTGAACAGTATAAGCAGTTACTTCAAGAAAGCGAATATGCTGCGTGGATGGCTGCATATGGCTTTAGAGCAAACCACTTTACGGTAAATATTAATGCATTAGATTCATTTGATTGTATTAATGAAGTCAACCATTCACTTAAAGCCGCTGGTTTTCAATTAAATACCAGTGGTGGCGAAGTTAAAGGTTCACCAGAAGTATTGCTTGAGCAATCATCTACCATGGCAGATGTTGCGGAAGTAAAGTTTGCAGACAAAACGGCAAAAATTCCAAGCTGTTTTTACGAGTTTGCAAAGCGTTACAACGATAAAGAAGGCGAATTATATTCGGGCTTTGTTGCAGCGTCGGCAGATAAGATTTTTGAAAGTACAAACGCCAAGTAA
- a CDS encoding tetratricopeptide repeat protein, with the protein MMKQSTLSFALYMAFSVVTVSSTLVTSILLTSPVAQAAQTNQQIETIEKKTRKTPALRERVYAQLARAQKLADEGDVAKGLAVLDSVRNKADTMNSYERAMMWNFYGFIYYNQQDYKSAVDYFDKLVNENNIPESLEVNTLFSLAQLEMMQGHFAKTIAYIERWEALQTDEANSKGLILKAQAYYQAKDYQAALPNINKVIALEEQSGNTAKENWLVLQRALYYSLQQPLQVTNVLEKMVKLYNKPEYWTQLAAMYGETEQPKKQLAVMEAAYQQGFVTKATDIKSLAQLYFYSGAPAKAAKVLTYAIDSLAVQPDLKTLQFLAQAWSSAKEHEKALPVLQQAAILSDAGNIEQRMGEIYFEMDDYHHAIKMINQALAKGKLDNPGNAYLVLGMAHFNLGHYDNAIAQFEDAKDEQEVASSAVQWLQYTLKEKARTAQL; encoded by the coding sequence ATGATGAAACAATCGACCCTTAGTTTTGCATTATATATGGCGTTTTCGGTAGTGACAGTATCTTCAACGTTAGTAACTTCAATATTGCTAACTTCACCAGTGGCTCAAGCAGCGCAAACGAATCAGCAAATTGAAACTATAGAAAAGAAAACCAGAAAAACCCCTGCACTACGAGAGCGTGTATATGCTCAGTTGGCAAGAGCACAGAAACTAGCGGATGAAGGCGATGTTGCGAAAGGGTTGGCGGTATTGGATTCAGTTCGTAACAAAGCCGATACGATGAATAGCTACGAGCGCGCCATGATGTGGAACTTCTATGGTTTTATTTATTATAACCAGCAGGATTATAAAAGCGCGGTGGATTACTTCGATAAGTTAGTGAATGAGAATAATATCCCAGAGTCGTTGGAGGTAAATACGCTATTTAGCTTAGCGCAACTTGAGATGATGCAAGGTCACTTTGCTAAAACGATCGCCTATATAGAGAGGTGGGAAGCGCTACAAACGGACGAAGCAAATTCAAAAGGGCTGATATTAAAAGCGCAAGCTTATTATCAGGCAAAAGATTATCAAGCGGCGCTTCCCAATATCAATAAGGTGATAGCATTGGAGGAACAAAGTGGTAATACAGCAAAAGAAAATTGGTTGGTTCTACAGCGCGCACTCTATTATTCACTGCAACAACCCTTGCAAGTGACAAACGTGCTCGAGAAAATGGTAAAGCTTTATAATAAGCCTGAGTACTGGACGCAATTGGCCGCTATGTACGGTGAAACTGAGCAACCTAAAAAACAGTTGGCGGTTATGGAAGCGGCTTATCAGCAAGGCTTTGTGACAAAGGCTACGGATATAAAAAGTTTGGCTCAGCTTTATTTTTACTCAGGCGCACCAGCAAAGGCAGCAAAGGTGTTAACTTATGCTATTGACAGCTTGGCAGTGCAACCAGACTTAAAAACATTACAGTTTTTAGCACAAGCTTGGTCATCGGCAAAAGAACATGAAAAAGCCTTGCCAGTATTACAACAAGCGGCAATATTGTCTGATGCGGGCAATATTGAACAGCGCATGGGCGAGATATATTTTGAAATGGACGATTACCATCACGCTATCAAAATGATTAATCAGGCGTTAGCAAAAGGCAAGCTAGATAATCCAGGTAATGCATACTTGGTATTGGGGATGGCGCATTTTAACTTAGGTCATTACGACAATGCGATTGCGCAGTTTGAAGATGCAAAAGATGAGCAAGAGGTTGCGTCGTCTGCGGTCCAGTGGCTTCAGTATACATTGAAAGAAAAGGCAAGGACTGCACAGCTTTAA
- a CDS encoding GumC family protein has protein sequence MSYSTLIPNAANQSDEIALDELLVFLWERKFRIILLSLLMTLLGAAVILKMPKVYQASATIMLGSSGDNLSVVENVLSLKSNKSDEMDTTLAFLRSRSFIETLVVGQELHYIDEYKESIKSNNGLKKVVDIQHSIDVFLKNLSVTQVADTNLLKLNFNSHDPQLAQQVVNAITPAFLAHQKQFKQGNVDKTSEWLSNQLNELKTNLEQSEATLESYLKEKKLIDVDSQINLSQREISRLLSEKYKNEKELAEIDAILVQVDRRRDKLDKLLELPWLLKNSLITDIRRQIFLQQKVLDQISQRYLHKHPKFIAEKTRLDSLNSELQQTIHQLIESLKNDQQNIAQRLIAIDNQIDSAKEEHSNLGRNQMDLARYYREIEANQKIYEALLTKVKENEILKNASHIADIALIDAAVLPKQPIKPKVSLSIIVIFIVSLIGSVILQVVLQLLFDKLTKLKNTVRGLDLSILSYIPKLNGEKRKVPVHSPISIHKEKTDVQFVESIRTLRTTLLTQSQFKHKKVVAITSAMPDEGKSSVAVNLSLSFAELENVLLIDADLRLPSIGEVFNLDEEHPGLTNLIAQRAKFSECVHTDQLSDLNVLSAGTPARNPLVFLSKKRFGHVIRNLGKAYDRVFIETPPVNTVSDALVIAKAVDSVIVVVNSEEADHHYFIDAIERLQQTGVEIEGVVLNKVKMKGSPYGYGKRVRRRGMINRMLLRT, from the coding sequence ATGTCTTATTCTACGCTTATACCCAATGCTGCTAACCAGTCTGATGAAATTGCATTAGACGAGTTATTGGTGTTTTTGTGGGAGCGAAAATTTAGAATAATCTTACTTAGTTTATTAATGACTCTATTAGGCGCAGCTGTCATTCTGAAAATGCCGAAGGTTTATCAAGCCTCAGCTACTATCATGTTAGGGTCTTCAGGGGATAATTTATCAGTCGTTGAAAATGTATTATCACTGAAGTCTAATAAATCGGATGAAATGGATACGACTCTTGCTTTTTTACGCTCTCGTTCATTTATTGAGACACTTGTTGTGGGGCAAGAACTTCACTACATAGATGAATATAAAGAATCGATTAAGTCGAACAATGGACTCAAGAAAGTAGTCGATATTCAACATAGTATTGATGTGTTTTTGAAAAACCTTTCTGTTACCCAAGTCGCTGATACCAATTTATTGAAATTAAACTTCAACTCTCATGATCCACAATTGGCTCAACAAGTGGTTAATGCGATTACGCCCGCATTTTTAGCGCACCAAAAGCAGTTCAAGCAAGGTAATGTAGATAAAACATCTGAGTGGCTTAGTAACCAGCTTAACGAATTAAAAACAAATTTAGAGCAGTCGGAAGCAACGTTAGAGTCTTATTTGAAAGAAAAGAAGTTAATAGATGTAGACAGTCAAATTAACTTGTCACAGCGTGAAATAAGTCGACTTTTATCGGAAAAATATAAGAATGAAAAAGAACTGGCTGAAATTGACGCAATTTTGGTTCAGGTTGACCGACGTCGAGATAAATTAGATAAATTGTTAGAGTTACCATGGCTATTAAAAAATAGTTTGATTACCGATATTAGGCGTCAAATATTTTTACAGCAAAAGGTTCTTGATCAAATATCCCAGCGTTACTTACATAAGCATCCAAAGTTTATTGCAGAAAAAACACGACTAGATTCTTTAAATAGTGAATTGCAGCAGACGATTCACCAACTTATAGAGTCATTAAAAAACGATCAGCAAAATATTGCACAGCGTTTAATTGCTATCGATAATCAAATAGATTCCGCTAAAGAAGAGCATAGCAATTTAGGTCGTAATCAGATGGATCTCGCTCGTTATTATCGTGAAATTGAAGCGAATCAAAAAATCTATGAAGCCTTGCTAACGAAAGTCAAAGAAAATGAAATTTTAAAAAATGCCTCACACATTGCTGACATTGCATTAATTGATGCCGCGGTTTTACCAAAGCAGCCGATTAAGCCCAAAGTTAGTTTGTCGATTATTGTTATTTTTATTGTTTCATTGATTGGCAGTGTGATTTTACAAGTAGTTTTGCAACTATTGTTCGACAAGCTAACCAAACTAAAAAATACGGTGCGTGGATTAGACCTCTCAATTTTATCTTACATTCCGAAATTAAATGGCGAGAAAAGAAAAGTACCAGTTCATTCGCCAATTAGTATTCATAAAGAAAAAACAGATGTGCAGTTTGTTGAAAGTATTCGCACCCTAAGAACCACATTACTTACCCAGTCACAATTTAAGCATAAAAAAGTAGTGGCTATAACGTCGGCAATGCCTGATGAAGGGAAATCGAGTGTTGCAGTTAACTTATCGCTCTCGTTTGCCGAGCTCGAAAATGTATTGCTGATTGATGCCGATTTACGCTTACCGTCCATAGGTGAAGTGTTCAACTTGGATGAAGAGCATCCAGGTTTAACGAATTTGATTGCACAACGGGCTAAATTTAGTGAGTGTGTGCATACCGATCAATTGTCGGATTTAAATGTATTAAGTGCAGGTACGCCTGCAAGAAACCCACTGGTATTTCTTTCTAAAAAGCGTTTTGGTCACGTGATCCGTAACCTAGGCAAAGCTTATGACCGAGTCTTCATTGAAACGCCCCCAGTCAATACGGTAAGTGACGCACTCGTTATTGCAAAAGCTGTAGATAGCGTGATTGTGGTTGTAAATAGCGAAGAAGCCGACCATCATTATTTTATTGATGCAATTGAACGCTTGCAGCAAACGGGCGTTGAAATTGAAGGTGTTGTGTTAAACAAGGTTAAAATGAAAGGCTCACCATATGGCTATGGTAAACGTGTTAGAAGAAGAGGTATGATCAACCGAATGTTATTGCGCACATAA
- a CDS encoding polysaccharide biosynthesis/export family protein — MFISNGVTLIQMLKQVCGVVLISFLLSVSTLSYADASNTEQFNSVEQEYTIGIGDRIQISVYNEPDLAYNNKIGKSGYIDYPLIGMIQVTGETPKSLSESLEHKLKDGYLVSPNVMVVIQEFRPFFIHGAVKRPGRYDFQSELTIEQAIAIAGGLKDRASKTNWSIKRENNKEAALAEKGTRVRPGDVITIEQSFF, encoded by the coding sequence ATGTTCATTAGTAACGGGGTTACGTTGATCCAAATGTTAAAGCAGGTTTGCGGTGTTGTACTGATCAGCTTTTTACTCAGTGTAAGTACATTATCATATGCTGATGCGTCTAATACTGAGCAGTTTAATAGTGTCGAGCAAGAATACACGATTGGCATTGGCGATCGTATTCAGATATCGGTGTATAACGAGCCCGACCTTGCATATAACAACAAGATTGGGAAATCAGGATATATAGACTACCCCCTCATTGGTATGATTCAAGTAACGGGTGAAACACCGAAAAGCTTGAGCGAAAGTTTAGAACATAAGCTCAAAGATGGTTATTTAGTGTCCCCTAATGTCATGGTGGTCATTCAGGAATTTCGTCCATTTTTCATTCACGGTGCAGTAAAGCGCCCTGGTCGTTATGACTTTCAGAGTGAACTAACCATCGAGCAGGCAATTGCCATCGCAGGGGGGTTGAAAGATCGTGCGTCTAAAACAAATTGGTCGATAAAACGAGAAAATAATAAAGAAGCAGCCCTTGCTGAAAAAGGAACTCGCGTACGCCCTGGTGATGTCATAACGATTGAGCAAAGCTTCTTCTAA
- the astD gene encoding succinylglutamate-semialdehyde dehydrogenase, with protein sequence MTNAVQYINGHWLAGKGDSFSSVNPAKNEVIWQGNAATSQQVDEAMDAARNAFYSWADLSFEARLNIVKAFGEQLNAHKEELAVAIAQETGKPLWETRTEAGAMVGKIAISEKAYQERTGETENGMPVGRAFIRHKPHGVVAVFGPYNFPGHLPNGHIVPALLAGNTVIFKPSELTPMVAQLTVELWEKAGLPKGVLNLLQGEVETGKAIAGHKEIDGLFFTGSSRTGHFLHQQFAGDPGKILALEMGGNNPLIVNQVSNIDAAVHDIIQSAFISTGQRCTCARKLFLPVGSEGDAILEKLISATRAIKVGFYDDEDQPFIGSMISSAAAKGMVKAQAELVEMGGKSIIELVHTDFDTGFVTPGIIDCTDISDFPDEEHFGPLLKIFRFSDFDQAIAKANDTSYGLSAGLLSDSDDLYRHFFRRIRAGIVNWNRPITGASSAAPFGGIGASGNHRASAYYAADYCAYPVASVELERVTLPGQLSPGLTL encoded by the coding sequence ATGACAAACGCAGTTCAATATATTAATGGCCACTGGCTTGCTGGTAAGGGTGATTCTTTTAGCTCGGTAAACCCTGCAAAGAACGAAGTGATTTGGCAAGGTAACGCGGCTACATCACAGCAAGTAGATGAAGCTATGGATGCCGCGCGTAACGCGTTTTATTCGTGGGCAGATTTATCTTTTGAAGCACGCTTAAATATCGTTAAAGCATTTGGCGAGCAATTAAATGCTCATAAAGAAGAGTTAGCGGTTGCGATTGCACAGGAAACGGGTAAACCTTTATGGGAAACGCGTACTGAAGCGGGTGCAATGGTTGGTAAAATTGCTATTTCTGAAAAAGCCTACCAAGAGCGTACGGGTGAAACGGAAAATGGCATGCCTGTAGGGCGTGCATTTATTCGTCACAAGCCGCACGGTGTGGTTGCCGTTTTTGGACCATATAACTTCCCAGGTCACCTGCCAAATGGTCACATTGTTCCTGCATTATTGGCGGGTAATACTGTTATTTTCAAGCCGAGTGAATTAACACCTATGGTGGCACAATTGACGGTTGAACTGTGGGAAAAAGCAGGATTGCCTAAAGGTGTGTTGAATTTACTGCAAGGTGAAGTTGAAACGGGTAAAGCGATTGCAGGCCACAAAGAAATTGATGGCTTATTCTTTACGGGCAGTTCTCGCACTGGTCACTTCTTGCATCAGCAGTTTGCAGGCGACCCAGGTAAGATCTTAGCGCTTGAAATGGGTGGCAATAACCCGTTAATCGTTAATCAAGTGTCAAACATTGACGCTGCTGTACACGATATCATTCAATCAGCATTTATCTCTACTGGTCAGCGTTGTACATGTGCACGTAAACTATTTTTGCCAGTTGGCTCTGAAGGTGATGCGATTTTAGAAAAGCTCATTTCTGCGACTAGAGCAATTAAAGTGGGTTTTTATGATGATGAAGATCAGCCGTTTATCGGTAGTATGATTTCAAGTGCGGCTGCAAAAGGCATGGTTAAAGCACAGGCTGAGTTGGTTGAAATGGGTGGTAAATCAATTATCGAATTAGTTCATACTGATTTCGATACAGGCTTCGTTACACCTGGAATCATAGATTGTACTGATATATCGGACTTCCCTGATGAAGAGCATTTCGGTCCATTATTGAAAATCTTCCGTTTTAGTGATTTCGATCAAGCTATTGCAAAGGCAAATGATACAAGCTATGGCTTAAGCGCAGGCTTATTAAGTGATAGCGATGACCTATATCGTCATTTCTTCCGTCGTATTCGTGCTGGTATCGTGAATTGGAACCGTCCAATCACGGGGGCGAGCAGTGCGGCACCGTTTGGTGGTATAGGCGCTTCTGGTAACCACAGAGCAAGTGCTTATTATGCTGCGGATTATTGCGCATACCCAGTGGCATCAGTGGAACTAGAGCGAGTAACACTACCTGGTCAGTTAAGCCCTGGTTTAACGCTGTAA
- the astA gene encoding arginine N-succinyltransferase encodes MMIIRPIRQDDYAVLFKIAEESGHGFTSLPVNEELIQKKLSRSEASFKKAVSQPGDEGYLFVMEDSETGEVVGTSGIEAAVGLDDAFYHYHLGKVVHSSRSLNVYNTVETLTLCNDYTGATEICTLFLREAYRKDNNGKLLSKFRFLFLQEQQHRFSDTVIAEMRGVSDANGDSPFWQWLEEHFFSMDFPTADYLTGIGQKVFVAELMPKYPIYVNLLSKEAQDVIGHVHDNTRPAIQLLKSEGFNFAGYVDIFDGGPTVEANIKNIRSASQSKNYTIVIGESASDDAVSHLISNTEVEDFRATLTPLNVDVTSDSVTLSQKLADLLLVKAGDSVRLVAL; translated from the coding sequence ATGATGATCATTCGCCCAATCCGTCAAGATGATTACGCAGTACTGTTTAAAATTGCGGAAGAATCTGGTCATGGATTTACATCTTTACCAGTGAACGAAGAGTTAATCCAAAAGAAACTTTCACGTTCAGAAGCGTCATTCAAGAAAGCCGTATCACAACCGGGTGATGAAGGTTACTTATTTGTAATGGAAGATTCTGAAACAGGTGAAGTAGTTGGTACAAGTGGCATTGAAGCGGCAGTTGGCTTAGATGATGCTTTTTACCATTATCATCTAGGCAAAGTGGTACATTCGTCACGTTCGTTGAATGTATACAATACAGTTGAAACACTAACTCTGTGTAACGACTATACAGGTGCAACTGAAATTTGTACGTTGTTTTTACGTGAAGCGTACCGCAAAGATAATAACGGTAAATTGTTATCTAAATTCCGTTTCTTGTTCCTACAAGAGCAGCAACATCGCTTTTCTGATACGGTGATTGCAGAAATGCGCGGCGTGTCTGACGCGAATGGCGACTCTCCATTCTGGCAATGGCTAGAAGAACACTTTTTCTCGATGGATTTTCCAACCGCAGATTACCTAACAGGTATTGGCCAGAAAGTGTTTGTTGCGGAATTAATGCCAAAATATCCTATCTACGTGAATTTACTTAGTAAAGAAGCACAAGATGTGATTGGCCATGTGCATGATAATACGCGTCCTGCCATTCAGTTATTAAAATCTGAAGGCTTTAATTTTGCTGGATACGTTGATATTTTTGATGGTGGCCCAACAGTAGAAGCAAACATCAAAAATATTCGTTCAGCTAGTCAAAGTAAAAACTACACTATAGTGATTGGTGAGAGTGCCTCTGATGATGCGGTGTCACACCTAATTAGCAATACCGAAGTTGAAGACTTCCGCGCTACGCTAACGCCATTAAATGTGGATGTTACGTCAGACAGTGTAACGCTTAGCCAAAAGCTGGCTGATTTATTACTTGTAAAAGCAGGTGACTCAGTAAGACTAGTTGCACTTTAA
- a CDS encoding energy transducer TonB, producing MLRILLALTAAAGITLFLFYLMQSLIQSGNGALSDPPQGNVLDFVRLKKEEAVEKKQRKPNKPPKPDTPPPSLVPPSISNDSLSGEGSTMSFAADVATEMAIGSGLSLDSGDGEYLPIVKVAPVYPRRALSRGIEGYVIVEFTVNKQGAVTDPLVVKANPESIFDRAAMDAALKFKYKPRVVNGEAVEVQGVQNRITFEIKG from the coding sequence ATGTTACGCATTTTATTAGCATTAACCGCTGCTGCTGGCATTACATTATTTTTGTTTTATTTAATGCAATCGCTTATTCAAAGTGGAAATGGTGCATTAAGCGATCCGCCGCAAGGAAATGTACTCGACTTTGTTCGGTTAAAAAAAGAAGAAGCAGTAGAAAAAAAGCAACGAAAGCCTAATAAACCACCTAAACCTGACACGCCGCCGCCGTCATTAGTGCCACCTAGTATTAGTAACGACAGTTTATCGGGTGAAGGATCAACTATGAGCTTTGCGGCAGACGTTGCAACAGAGATGGCGATTGGCAGTGGATTGTCTTTAGATTCGGGCGATGGCGAATACCTACCAATTGTAAAAGTTGCGCCGGTGTATCCCCGGCGAGCCTTATCTCGCGGCATAGAAGGGTATGTGATTGTAGAATTTACGGTGAATAAGCAAGGCGCGGTTACAGATCCGCTTGTGGTTAAAGCAAATCCTGAAAGTATTTTTGACCGTGCGGCAATGGATGCAGCATTAAAATTCAAATATAAACCACGTGTTGTTAATGGCGAAGCGGTAGAAGTGCAAGGTGTCCAAAATCGCATTACGTTTGAAATTAAAGGCTAA
- the murB gene encoding UDP-N-acetylmuramate dehydrogenase, translated as MISLKHLHTFALNHHALAVHQISHTSDLSQLTKKLSSNEPYWLLGQGSNCLFIDDFMGAVVAMKTHAIEIEEYSNHYAVCCEAGVNWHQLVTELLRKGINGLENLALIPGTVGAAPMQNIGAYGAELSEFVDWVEYFDLSTQSFIRISNQECQFSYRDSVFKHELRHDVIISRVMLKLSKQWQPKKYYGELKLLPENCSAEQVYNKVIEIRQKKIPDPTAIPNAGSFFKNPIVTKQYAQELAKSFPTMPCYPVDESHTKLAAGWLIDQAGLKGMFIGGAMVHQNQALVLINHQHASGKDVINLAMSIREQVLHKFGVLLEPEVRLVGQSGEVKLAAVSSSHSLTANAKCEGE; from the coding sequence TTGATTAGTTTAAAGCACCTTCATACATTTGCATTAAATCACCATGCACTGGCTGTGCATCAAATTAGCCATACTTCCGATTTATCTCAACTTACGAAAAAGCTCTCAAGTAATGAGCCCTATTGGTTATTGGGGCAGGGAAGTAATTGCCTGTTTATTGATGACTTTATGGGCGCAGTTGTCGCGATGAAAACTCATGCTATTGAGATAGAAGAATATAGTAATCATTATGCGGTTTGCTGTGAAGCAGGTGTTAATTGGCATCAATTAGTGACTGAGTTATTACGTAAGGGAATAAATGGCTTAGAAAATTTAGCATTAATTCCTGGAACGGTTGGTGCTGCGCCTATGCAGAACATCGGCGCGTATGGGGCAGAGCTGAGTGAGTTTGTAGATTGGGTCGAGTATTTTGACTTATCAACTCAATCGTTTATCCGTATTTCGAACCAAGAATGTCAATTTTCATATCGTGACAGTGTTTTCAAGCATGAGTTACGACATGATGTCATTATCTCTCGTGTTATGCTGAAATTAAGCAAACAATGGCAACCGAAAAAGTATTATGGTGAGTTAAAGCTATTACCAGAAAATTGTAGTGCTGAGCAAGTGTACAACAAAGTCATTGAGATAAGGCAAAAAAAAATACCTGATCCGACAGCAATACCCAATGCGGGCAGCTTTTTTAAAAACCCTATTGTGACTAAGCAATATGCACAAGAGTTAGCTAAAAGCTTCCCTACCATGCCATGCTATCCCGTTGATGAAAGTCACACTAAACTTGCCGCAGGCTGGCTAATTGATCAAGCGGGGTTGAAAGGCATGTTCATTGGTGGGGCGATGGTACACCAGAATCAAGCACTGGTATTAATTAATCATCAACATGCAAGTGGGAAGGATGTTATAAACTTAGCTATGTCGATTCGAGAGCAGGTACTTCATAAATTTGGCGTGTTATTGGAGCCTGAGGTGAGATTAGTTGGACAATCTGGCGAGGTTAAATTAGCGGCAGTGTCATCTTCACATAGTCTGACAGCTAATGCTAAATGCGAAGGTGAATAA